In Brevibacillus brevis, a genomic segment contains:
- a CDS encoding methionine ABC transporter ATP-binding protein — MIELRNLQKSYQVQGKTIPALLGIDLKIEKGEIYGIIGHSGAGKSTLIRCINLLERPTSGQVIVDGVELTKLDEQKLQEQRRQVGMIFQHFNLLSSATVGDNVAFPLKLAKRPKAEIRKKVDELLKLVGLEAHRDKYPSQLSGGQKQRVGIARALANDPKVLLCDEATSALDPQTTNSILSLLLDINRKLGLTIVLITHEMHVIRSICDRVGVIDGGRIVESGKVLEVFLKPQHPTTQEFVEQVADSTELKEAVAHEKANGNRTIARVTFLGEKTYQPILFQTMQETGTVFSILQGTISRMKDTPYGQLVVELEGDAMQNQRAIETLRQRGLEVEVI; from the coding sequence TTGATTGAATTGCGTAATCTGCAAAAAAGTTATCAAGTGCAAGGCAAGACGATTCCCGCATTGCTCGGGATCGATTTGAAGATAGAAAAGGGCGAGATTTACGGGATTATCGGGCATTCCGGTGCAGGGAAAAGCACGCTGATCCGCTGCATCAACCTGTTGGAGCGTCCTACCTCCGGACAAGTCATCGTCGACGGAGTGGAGCTGACCAAGCTGGACGAACAGAAACTGCAGGAGCAGCGCCGTCAGGTCGGGATGATCTTTCAGCATTTCAATCTGCTGTCCTCGGCGACGGTAGGCGACAATGTGGCATTCCCCTTGAAGCTGGCGAAGCGTCCCAAGGCGGAAATCCGCAAAAAGGTGGACGAGCTCCTGAAGCTGGTGGGGCTGGAGGCGCATCGGGACAAGTATCCTTCGCAGCTCTCCGGCGGGCAGAAGCAGCGCGTCGGGATCGCTCGTGCGCTCGCCAACGATCCGAAGGTGCTGCTGTGCGACGAGGCTACTTCGGCATTGGACCCGCAGACGACCAACTCCATTTTGTCCCTGCTGCTGGACATCAATCGCAAACTGGGCTTGACCATCGTGTTGATTACGCACGAGATGCACGTCATCCGCTCCATTTGCGATCGCGTCGGAGTCATTGACGGGGGACGCATCGTCGAGTCCGGGAAGGTACTCGAGGTATTCCTCAAGCCGCAGCATCCGACCACACAGGAGTTCGTGGAGCAGGTGGCCGATTCCACCGAGCTGAAGGAAGCCGTGGCCCACGAAAAGGCGAACGGCAACCGGACTATCGCACGGGTCACCTTTTTGGGAGAGAAGACGTACCAGCCGATCCTGTTCCAGACCATGCAGGAGACGGGCACTGTCTTCAGCATTTTGCAAGGAACGATCTCGCGCATGAAAGATACGCCGTACGGTCAGCTGGTCGTCGAGCTGGAGGGCGACGCCATGCAGAACCAGCGGGCCATCGAGACGCTGCGGCAGCGCGGCCTGGAAGTGGAGGTGATTTAA
- a CDS encoding MFS transporter produces the protein MISPASYFRRYPREAWMFLVASFINASGSAFMWPLNTLYVHTVLGRSMTEAGFALMLQSLAGIIGQFVGGSLFHRLGAKRLIVGSLLVQGCIQLAIPFTQNWYLYLALMIGLGFTFNLSSPAIQAFIGFRWKEQRRELFNIVYVSNNLGMAIGTSLAGVVAAISFQLTFVLNSASTLLFSLFFFLFMKHISHHELVGESAGQAQKRSGRETIQLLVRYQLYLFMALGAGFIFFSTTVWNTGVAPYLTGLGMPLAAYSWLWTINGIVIFAGQPITSWFKRLLRQSLSAQLVASAALYGAGFGFILLFHGSYTAFVLGMIITTFGEMLISPTIPTFITEKTGDAAPFYLGVVGSITALGRLLGPLAMGYMFDRGGVEPTLLLATTVSFTAVLLCLVHASFHRSKGSGLARTR, from the coding sequence ATGATCTCACCAGCCTCTTATTTCCGGCGCTATCCGCGGGAAGCCTGGATGTTCCTGGTTGCCAGTTTTATCAACGCTTCCGGGAGTGCTTTCATGTGGCCGCTCAATACCTTGTACGTACATACCGTACTTGGGCGCTCCATGACCGAAGCGGGGTTTGCCCTAATGCTGCAGTCCCTTGCCGGAATCATCGGGCAATTTGTTGGTGGATCGCTGTTTCATCGATTGGGAGCCAAGCGCCTCATCGTCGGCTCTTTGCTCGTACAAGGCTGTATCCAGCTGGCGATCCCTTTTACGCAAAACTGGTACCTGTACCTGGCATTGATGATCGGCCTCGGCTTTACCTTCAACCTGTCCTCCCCCGCGATCCAGGCGTTCATCGGCTTTCGCTGGAAGGAACAACGCCGCGAACTGTTCAACATCGTCTATGTGAGCAACAACCTGGGCATGGCGATCGGCACCTCGCTCGCAGGCGTGGTCGCCGCCATTTCCTTTCAGCTGACCTTTGTATTGAACAGTGCGAGCACCTTGCTGTTTTCCCTATTCTTTTTCCTGTTCATGAAGCATATCTCGCACCATGAACTGGTCGGGGAATCTGCCGGGCAAGCCCAAAAACGCAGTGGCCGGGAAACCATACAGCTCTTGGTTCGGTATCAATTATACTTGTTCATGGCGCTCGGCGCTGGATTTATTTTCTTTTCCACCACCGTCTGGAATACCGGTGTCGCTCCCTATTTGACTGGCCTCGGCATGCCGCTTGCCGCGTACAGCTGGCTGTGGACGATCAACGGGATCGTCATTTTTGCCGGGCAGCCTATTACGAGCTGGTTCAAACGGCTGCTGCGGCAAAGCCTTTCCGCCCAGCTGGTCGCGAGCGCTGCCTTGTACGGCGCAGGCTTCGGGTTTATCCTGCTCTTTCACGGCAGCTATACCGCATTTGTGCTCGGCATGATCATCACGACGTTTGGGGAAATGCTGATTTCCCCTACCATTCCTACGTTTATTACGGAAAAAACGGGCGACGCTGCCCCCTTTTACCTCGGAGTGGTTGGCAGCATCACGGCTCTGGGGCGTCTGCTCGGTCCGCTGGCGATGGGATACATGTTCGACCGCGGCGGTGTGGAGCCTACCCTGCTCCTCGCGACGACAGTCTCATTCACAGCCGTGCTCCTGTGCCTGGTCCACGCATCCTTCCACCGCAGCAAAGGCAGTGGCTTGGCCCGCACTCGGTGA
- a CDS encoding BrxA/BrxB family bacilliredoxin gives MMSYEAYMSQVIQPMRDELTRNGFQELRTAEEVEQTLPNAKGLTLVVVNSVCGCAAGLARPAVVHSLKHENRPDNIYTVFAGQDKEATAKAREYFEGYPPSSPSFAIMKDGKIMTMIERHQIENNDLQTIANLLTNAYDTYK, from the coding sequence ATGATGTCTTATGAAGCATATATGAGCCAAGTGATCCAACCGATGCGCGATGAGCTTACTCGCAACGGTTTTCAAGAGCTCCGCACGGCGGAAGAAGTCGAACAGACGCTGCCAAACGCGAAAGGCTTGACGCTGGTCGTCGTGAACTCCGTTTGCGGTTGCGCGGCAGGCCTGGCTCGCCCGGCGGTGGTTCACTCGCTGAAGCACGAAAACAGACCTGACAACATTTACACTGTATTTGCCGGACAAGACAAGGAAGCGACCGCGAAAGCCCGCGAGTACTTCGAAGGCTATCCGCCGTCCTCCCCGTCCTTTGCCATCATGAAAGACGGCAAAATCATGACCATGATCGAGCGTCATCAAATCGAGAACAACGACCTGCAAACCATTGCAAACCTGCTGACAAACGCGTACGACACGTACAAATAA
- a CDS encoding peptide ABC transporter substrate-binding protein — MKKSVFAAMSSILVLSAALAGCGGGDTKAGEQNGQAANEENKGPKVLRMNMHSEPPTADPALAEDSTSGALLRATFDGLTRIGEDGKPHESVAEKIDVSEDGLTYTFHLRDSKWSNGDPVTAKDFEFAWKRALDPKLGSTYAYQLYYLKNAEEYNTGKAKAEDVGVKALDDKTLEVKLKNPTPFFLELTAFYTYFPVNQKVVEANPKWASEAKTHVGNGPFKLETWEHKSKVVLAKNENYWDKDTVKLDKIDFSMVEDENTELSMFDNGDLDWAGAPMSALPTDAVPALKDSGKMQTHPIAGTYMYKFNTEKAPFNNAKIRKAFAYAIDRQLIIDNVTQTNQQPAMGLVPPTMSVAAGPYFKDNDIETAKKLLAEGMKEEGLTKLPPLTLTFNTSEGHKKIAEAIQDQWKKAFGVDVKLENKEWKVFLDDMHQGNFQIARSSWTGDFNDPINFLELFKYKKGGNNDTNWENKKYQELLDKSALEKDPEKRKQILAEAEALFMDEMPAAPIYYYTHSYVKSDKVKGVVLDGLGFVDWKWADIQ; from the coding sequence ATGAAAAAGAGTGTATTCGCTGCAATGAGCTCGATTCTCGTCCTGAGCGCTGCGCTTGCTGGTTGTGGCGGCGGAGATACCAAAGCTGGGGAACAAAACGGTCAAGCAGCCAATGAAGAAAACAAAGGACCAAAAGTACTGCGCATGAACATGCACAGCGAGCCGCCTACCGCGGACCCGGCCCTTGCCGAGGACTCGACTTCCGGCGCCCTGCTTCGTGCGACTTTTGACGGCTTGACTCGCATCGGCGAAGACGGCAAACCGCATGAATCCGTAGCTGAAAAAATCGATGTATCCGAAGACGGCTTGACTTACACCTTCCACCTGCGCGACTCCAAATGGAGCAATGGCGACCCGGTGACAGCAAAAGACTTCGAGTTTGCTTGGAAGCGCGCTCTTGATCCGAAGCTTGGTTCTACGTACGCATACCAACTGTACTATTTGAAAAATGCAGAAGAATACAACACGGGCAAAGCCAAAGCGGAAGACGTCGGCGTAAAAGCGCTGGACGACAAAACGCTGGAAGTGAAGCTGAAAAACCCGACTCCGTTCTTCCTGGAGCTGACCGCGTTCTACACCTACTTCCCTGTTAACCAGAAAGTAGTGGAAGCGAATCCGAAATGGGCGAGCGAAGCGAAAACCCACGTAGGAAACGGACCGTTCAAACTGGAAACGTGGGAGCACAAGAGCAAAGTGGTTCTCGCGAAAAACGAAAACTATTGGGATAAAGATACGGTCAAGCTGGACAAGATCGACTTCTCCATGGTGGAGGATGAAAATACCGAGCTGTCCATGTTTGACAACGGCGACCTCGACTGGGCCGGTGCTCCTATGAGCGCACTGCCGACGGATGCTGTGCCGGCTCTGAAAGACTCCGGCAAAATGCAGACCCACCCAATCGCGGGTACCTATATGTATAAATTCAACACGGAAAAAGCGCCGTTCAACAACGCTAAAATCCGTAAAGCGTTCGCGTATGCGATCGACCGTCAATTGATCATCGACAACGTGACGCAAACCAACCAGCAGCCTGCAATGGGTCTCGTGCCGCCAACCATGTCCGTAGCGGCTGGTCCTTACTTCAAGGACAATGACATCGAGACTGCGAAAAAATTGCTGGCGGAAGGCATGAAAGAAGAAGGCCTGACCAAGCTGCCACCGCTGACCCTGACTTTCAACACGTCCGAAGGTCACAAGAAAATTGCGGAAGCGATCCAAGACCAGTGGAAAAAAGCGTTCGGCGTAGACGTGAAGCTGGAAAACAAAGAGTGGAAAGTATTCCTCGACGACATGCACCAAGGAAACTTCCAAATCGCACGTTCCAGCTGGACAGGCGACTTCAACGATCCGATCAACTTCCTGGAGCTGTTCAAGTATAAAAAAGGCGGAAACAACGACACCAACTGGGAAAACAAAAAGTACCAGGAGCTGCTGGACAAGTCCGCCCTCGAGAAAGATCCGGAGAAACGCAAGCAAATCCTGGCCGAAGCAGAGGCATTGTTCATGGACGAAATGCCGGCAGCGCCAATTTACTACTACACGCATTCCTATGTGAAGAGCGACAAGGTAAAAGGTGTGGTCCTCGACGGTCTGGGCTTCGTCGACTGGAAATGGGCAGACATTCAATAA
- a CDS encoding peptide ABC transporter substrate-binding protein has product MNGKGMRIAGLLLLIGALVAGCSSAGQQATPTPEKQETAAPATPAAEKKQQVFRANLTSEPTTADPGLAKDATSGTIVRATFDGLTRLDKDSKPMKSMASDIKVSDDHLVYTFTIRDAKWSNGDPVTAHDFEYAWKRALDPKLASEYAYQLYYIKNAEKVNKGTAKPEELGVKVLDDRTLEVTLENPTPFFLELTAFYTYYPVDKKVVEANPNWANEAATHVGNGPFKMTGWEHKSKIVLEKNENYWDKDAVKLDRIEFAMIEDDSTALSMFENGELDWAGQPLGGLPTDAIPSLKESGKLVVHPKATMYWFKINTTKPPLNNAKIRKALSYAVNRQAIVDNITQVGQVPTMGMLPQSMIIKPDGYFKDNDVETAKKLLAEGLKELGLSSLPPITLSYNTTDRHKKIAEALQDQWRKGLGIDVKLQNKEFKVHQQDLHELHYEIGRIGWNADFNDPINYMEMFRDKDTGNNDTGWENPRYKELIQKSYLEADPAARTRLFAEAEQIFMDEMPLIPLFTDVDVWVQSEKVKGVQVDGLGFIDLKWAEMVQ; this is encoded by the coding sequence ATGAACGGGAAGGGAATGCGAATCGCCGGATTGCTCCTGCTGATAGGAGCCTTGGTGGCCGGCTGCTCAAGCGCAGGACAGCAGGCGACGCCGACACCGGAAAAGCAAGAGACGGCCGCACCGGCAACACCGGCGGCAGAAAAGAAGCAGCAGGTGTTTCGGGCAAATTTGACCAGCGAACCGACGACGGCCGACCCGGGGCTGGCCAAGGACGCCACATCGGGGACGATTGTGCGCGCGACGTTTGACGGGCTGACACGTCTCGACAAGGATTCCAAGCCGATGAAGTCGATGGCGTCCGACATCAAGGTGTCCGATGACCATCTCGTCTACACGTTTACCATCCGCGACGCGAAGTGGAGCAACGGTGATCCGGTAACTGCCCACGATTTTGAATACGCCTGGAAGCGCGCGCTCGATCCCAAGCTGGCCTCGGAATACGCCTACCAGCTGTACTACATCAAAAACGCGGAAAAAGTCAACAAGGGTACGGCGAAGCCCGAAGAACTGGGGGTCAAGGTGCTGGACGACCGGACGCTGGAGGTCACCCTGGAAAACCCGACGCCCTTCTTTCTGGAGCTGACGGCGTTTTACACCTACTATCCTGTCGACAAGAAAGTGGTCGAAGCCAATCCGAACTGGGCCAATGAAGCTGCGACGCATGTGGGCAACGGGCCGTTCAAGATGACGGGCTGGGAGCACAAGAGCAAGATCGTCCTGGAAAAGAACGAAAACTACTGGGATAAAGATGCCGTCAAGCTGGACCGAATCGAATTTGCCATGATCGAGGACGACAGCACGGCGCTGTCCATGTTTGAAAACGGGGAGCTCGATTGGGCGGGACAGCCGCTCGGCGGATTGCCTACCGATGCGATCCCGTCGCTGAAGGAGTCAGGAAAGCTGGTTGTGCATCCGAAGGCAACCATGTACTGGTTTAAGATCAATACGACGAAACCGCCGCTGAACAACGCGAAAATTCGCAAAGCCCTGTCCTATGCGGTGAATCGCCAGGCCATCGTCGACAACATCACACAGGTAGGTCAAGTGCCGACGATGGGGATGCTGCCGCAGTCCATGATCATTAAACCGGATGGCTACTTCAAGGACAACGACGTCGAGACGGCGAAGAAGCTCCTGGCTGAAGGTCTGAAAGAGCTGGGGCTGTCCTCGCTGCCGCCGATCACGCTCTCTTACAATACAACCGACCGCCACAAGAAAATTGCCGAAGCCTTGCAGGACCAGTGGAGAAAGGGACTCGGCATCGATGTGAAGCTGCAGAACAAAGAGTTCAAAGTCCATCAGCAGGATTTGCACGAGCTGCATTACGAGATCGGGCGAATTGGCTGGAACGCCGACTTCAACGACCCGATCAACTACATGGAAATGTTCCGGGACAAAGACACGGGCAACAACGATACGGGCTGGGAAAACCCTCGTTACAAAGAGCTGATACAGAAATCGTACCTGGAAGCGGACCCGGCAGCACGCACCCGGTTGTTTGCGGAAGCCGAGCAGATCTTTATGGATGAAATGCCGCTGATTCCGCTGTTCACGGACGTCGATGTATGGGTGCAGAGCGAAAAGGTGAAGGGTGTGCAGGTGGATGGACTCGGGTTCATCGACTTGAAGTGGGCCGAGATGGTGCAATAG
- a CDS encoding methionine ABC transporter permease: MALENVDWSEIADGTVATLTMLGFSTLFAVLIGLPIGIILFLTSRGQLLENRVFYGIASVVVNILRSVPFIILMILLIPVTKLIVGTSLGVLGAIPPLVIGAAPFFARLVETSLREIDRGVIEAAQSMGASNWQIVWNVLLPEARAGLIAAITITTVTLVSYTAMSGVIGGGGLGDLAIRYGYQRFQTDVMIVTVVILLVLVQILQSFGDRLVLKFSRK, from the coding sequence ATGGCATTGGAGAATGTAGACTGGTCGGAAATCGCTGACGGAACGGTCGCGACCCTTACGATGCTTGGCTTCTCTACGCTGTTCGCGGTATTGATCGGCTTGCCCATCGGCATCATCCTGTTTCTCACTTCGAGGGGCCAGCTTTTGGAAAACCGCGTCTTTTACGGGATCGCTTCGGTAGTGGTGAACATCCTGCGCTCCGTACCGTTCATCATCCTGATGATCCTGCTGATTCCGGTGACGAAGCTGATTGTGGGAACGTCACTCGGCGTTCTGGGGGCGATTCCGCCGCTGGTCATCGGGGCTGCCCCTTTCTTCGCACGGCTGGTGGAAACCTCGCTGCGGGAGATAGACCGGGGCGTGATCGAAGCGGCACAGTCGATGGGAGCTTCCAACTGGCAGATCGTGTGGAACGTCCTGCTGCCTGAGGCGCGTGCCGGGCTGATCGCAGCCATTACCATCACAACCGTGACACTCGTATCCTATACCGCGATGTCCGGGGTCATCGGGGGCGGAGGACTGGGCGACCTGGCGATTCGCTACGGATACCAGCGCTTCCAGACAGACGTCATGATCGTGACGGTCGTCATTTTGCTCGTGTTGGTGCAGATCTTGCAATCCTTCGGGGACCGGCTGGTTCTGAAATTCAGCCGGAAGTAA
- a CDS encoding helix-turn-helix transcriptional regulator, producing the protein MNPSVEKSVNAMLDGVPKGVLHPASGEQKFSLQRYAPSSEAGSFVQHYWIVRWDLRGQEPYRQTVIAHPNVNLVFEKNGTRIYGVGRSTTVRLVQDHGWVIGIKFKPGGFYPLFGAPVSRLTGRSIPLEDVFGVDSAPLEEKILQAPDDQEMVSRVETFLTPHLPSPDPNAALAHELVTAIRDDRNVIKVEDAVSLSGMNKRTLQRLFDRYVGISPKSVIQRYRLQEAAVRIDRGDVTDWLELSSELGYYDHSHFIRDFRSVVGMSPEEYRQKK; encoded by the coding sequence ATGAATCCATCGGTGGAAAAATCGGTGAACGCGATGCTGGACGGAGTGCCAAAAGGGGTCCTTCACCCGGCAAGCGGGGAGCAGAAATTCTCGCTTCAGAGGTATGCGCCGTCATCGGAGGCGGGCAGCTTCGTGCAGCATTACTGGATCGTCAGATGGGACTTGAGAGGCCAGGAGCCGTATCGGCAGACGGTCATTGCCCATCCCAATGTCAATCTCGTGTTCGAGAAAAATGGCACCCGCATCTATGGAGTGGGAAGGTCGACTACGGTCCGGCTTGTGCAGGACCACGGATGGGTCATCGGCATCAAGTTCAAGCCGGGCGGTTTTTATCCGCTCTTCGGGGCGCCGGTATCCCGCCTGACTGGCCGTTCGATTCCTCTGGAGGATGTGTTTGGAGTCGACAGCGCTCCTCTGGAAGAGAAAATCCTGCAGGCTCCCGATGATCAGGAGATGGTCAGCCGGGTCGAAACCTTTTTGACGCCGCACTTGCCTTCGCCGGATCCGAATGCAGCGCTCGCCCATGAGCTCGTCACGGCCATTCGTGACGACAGAAACGTGATCAAGGTAGAGGATGCCGTGAGTCTATCCGGCATGAACAAACGAACCTTGCAGCGGCTGTTCGACCGTTACGTCGGAATCAGCCCGAAGTCCGTCATCCAGCGTTATCGGCTGCAGGAAGCGGCTGTGCGAATCGACCGGGGAGACGTGACGGATTGGCTGGAGCTGTCAAGCGAACTGGGGTATTACGACCATTCACACTTTATTCGCGACTTCCGCTCGGTCGTGGGGATGTCGCCGGAAGAGTATCGACAGAAAAAATAA
- a CDS encoding MetQ/NlpA family ABC transporter substrate-binding protein: protein MKKLVVSVLTTVLAFSLAACGSKQEAAPTPADGGAQGSAGQEVTLKVGATAVPHAEILRYIQPKLKEQGVNLEVKEFTDYVQPNMQVNEKQLDANFFQHKPYLDQFNKDQNMDLAPVVAVHIEPFGGYSKKVKKIDELADGATIALPNDPTNNGRALALLEKNGLIKLKDGVGISGTVKDIVENKKNLQFKEVEAAMLPRVLDEVDLALINTNYALEAKLVPTKDALILEDKDSPYANYLVARPDNKDSEAMQKLAKELNSPEVKQFIEEKYKGAIVPAF from the coding sequence ATGAAAAAGTTAGTGGTATCCGTATTGACTACTGTATTGGCTTTCTCTCTGGCCGCTTGCGGCAGCAAACAGGAAGCGGCTCCAACTCCTGCTGATGGCGGCGCACAAGGCTCCGCTGGACAAGAAGTGACGCTGAAGGTCGGAGCGACTGCCGTTCCGCATGCAGAAATTCTGCGATACATCCAGCCGAAGCTGAAAGAGCAAGGCGTTAACCTCGAAGTAAAGGAATTCACTGACTACGTCCAACCGAACATGCAAGTTAACGAAAAACAATTGGATGCGAACTTCTTCCAGCACAAGCCTTACCTGGATCAGTTCAACAAAGACCAAAACATGGATCTTGCGCCAGTCGTAGCGGTACACATCGAGCCATTCGGCGGCTACTCCAAAAAGGTCAAGAAAATCGACGAACTGGCTGACGGCGCAACCATCGCTTTGCCAAACGACCCGACCAACAACGGCCGCGCTTTGGCTCTGCTCGAGAAAAACGGCTTGATCAAGCTGAAAGACGGCGTAGGCATCAGCGGTACCGTGAAAGACATCGTCGAAAACAAGAAAAACCTGCAATTCAAAGAAGTCGAAGCGGCTATGCTGCCACGCGTTCTGGATGAAGTAGATCTGGCGCTGATCAACACCAACTACGCGCTGGAAGCAAAGCTGGTTCCAACCAAAGACGCGCTGATTCTCGAAGACAAAGATTCTCCCTATGCAAACTACCTGGTAGCTCGTCCGGACAACAAAGATTCCGAAGCGATGCAAAAACTGGCGAAAGAGCTGAACTCTCCTGAAGTGAAGCAGTTCATCGAAGAAAAATACAAAGGCGCGATCGTTCCTGCGTTCTAA
- a CDS encoding LCP family protein yields the protein MRIWKRMLFLVVVALVATVGYYGYSFYQFAQDIQEPNVITPPPPDGGAATKAAEIPHWDGKDRVNILLMGVDRRGMKNSGLPRSDSMMLVSIDPVSKRYDLFSILRDTYVDIPGNGSSRINAAIVDGGPDLAMQTVSQFTGLPVDRYVITDFEGFKALIDAVGGVDLDVEKNMYYHDPTDKGVYDINLKKGPQHLDGNKALQYVRFRHDATSDYTRTERQRKLLAAVADQMKKGTTLIQLPSILKEVTPYVQTNISMMDMLKLSSLGLDLNTANPGNYQLPPMGMFQESHRAGSVLIPDVDQVQAFIQQAIDPASRKTDGTEAKDANNSTPE from the coding sequence ATGCGAATTTGGAAACGAATGTTGTTTCTCGTGGTTGTTGCGCTGGTTGCAACCGTAGGCTACTACGGATATTCCTTTTACCAGTTTGCACAAGATATTCAGGAGCCCAATGTCATCACGCCGCCGCCACCGGACGGCGGTGCTGCGACGAAGGCTGCGGAAATTCCCCATTGGGATGGAAAAGATCGCGTGAATATCCTGCTGATGGGCGTCGATCGCAGAGGGATGAAAAACAGCGGATTGCCTCGCTCCGATTCGATGATGCTGGTCAGCATCGATCCGGTCTCGAAGCGGTACGACCTTTTCTCTATTTTGCGCGACACGTACGTAGACATACCCGGCAACGGCAGCTCGCGCATCAACGCGGCCATCGTAGATGGAGGCCCGGATCTTGCGATGCAGACCGTCAGCCAGTTTACCGGCTTGCCTGTCGATCGCTATGTCATCACCGACTTCGAAGGCTTCAAGGCGCTGATTGACGCAGTGGGCGGCGTGGATCTGGACGTGGAGAAAAACATGTATTACCACGACCCGACAGACAAAGGCGTCTACGACATCAATCTGAAAAAGGGTCCCCAGCATTTGGACGGGAACAAGGCGCTGCAATACGTGCGTTTCCGGCACGATGCTACCTCCGATTATACGCGCACCGAACGTCAGCGTAAATTGCTGGCGGCTGTAGCCGACCAGATGAAAAAGGGAACGACGCTGATTCAGTTGCCGAGCATTTTAAAAGAAGTGACCCCTTACGTCCAAACGAACATCAGCATGATGGATATGTTGAAGCTGTCCTCGCTGGGGTTGGATCTGAATACGGCCAATCCGGGGAATTACCAGCTGCCTCCTATGGGGATGTTCCAGGAATCGCATCGGGCAGGATCCGTCCTTATCCCTGACGTCGATCAGGTGCAGGCGTTTATCCAGCAAGCAATCGATCCGGCTTCCCGGAAAACAGACGGGACCGAAGCGAAAGATGCAAACAACAGCACGCCAGAGTGA
- a CDS encoding aldo/keto reductase: MQTRSFGRDPHQVSLLGFGAQRIVDEHDCTEEEAVAIIRRAVEAGVNYFDTAPSYSAGQSETRVGLGLKGLRDKVWIATKTGGRTRDLALRDLEGSLKRLQTDYVDEWRMHNIMQPHDLEAIFAKGGALEALIEAKEQGLIRKISISGHTDPRLLAEAIRRFPFDSALVALSALDHFIYSFAHDFVPQAVEKGVAVIGMKVMGLGKLAPWTEQALRYTWSLPVTTSILGVSKMEELEADLAAANRFVPMTDIERLALFQEIMPLVRPDVLRWKAREWMSGEWYELPELPFSKQ; the protein is encoded by the coding sequence ATGCAGACCCGTTCGTTTGGAAGAGACCCGCATCAGGTCTCTTTGCTGGGGTTCGGCGCCCAGCGCATCGTGGATGAGCACGACTGCACGGAGGAAGAAGCGGTCGCGATCATTCGCCGCGCGGTGGAGGCTGGCGTCAACTACTTCGATACGGCTCCCAGCTACAGCGCCGGACAGTCGGAGACGCGTGTCGGGCTCGGGCTGAAAGGCCTTCGCGACAAAGTGTGGATTGCGACCAAGACAGGAGGACGTACCCGCGACCTCGCCCTGCGGGATCTGGAGGGCAGCCTGAAGCGGCTTCAGACCGATTACGTCGATGAATGGCGGATGCACAACATTATGCAGCCTCACGACCTGGAAGCGATTTTCGCCAAAGGCGGCGCTCTCGAGGCCTTGATCGAGGCAAAAGAGCAGGGGCTCATCCGCAAAATCAGCATCAGCGGCCATACGGATCCGCGCCTGCTGGCCGAAGCCATCCGCCGCTTTCCATTTGACAGTGCCCTGGTCGCCTTGTCCGCGCTGGACCATTTCATTTACAGCTTCGCTCACGATTTTGTCCCCCAAGCGGTGGAAAAAGGCGTGGCGGTCATCGGGATGAAGGTCATGGGGCTTGGCAAGCTGGCTCCGTGGACCGAACAGGCACTGCGCTATACGTGGAGCCTGCCGGTTACTACCTCGATTTTGGGCGTCAGCAAAATGGAGGAGCTGGAAGCCGATCTTGCGGCCGCGAACCGCTTCGTCCCCATGACGGACATCGAACGGTTGGCGCTGTTCCAGGAAATCATGCCGCTGGTTCGCCCGGATGTCTTGCGCTGGAAGGCGCGCGAATGGATGTCGGGAGAATGGTACGAGCTGCCTGAGCTGCCGTTTTCTAAACAGTAG